In the genome of Thunnus albacares chromosome 8, fThuAlb1.1, whole genome shotgun sequence, the window ggtccACCGGGGTCAACGGCCTGGATGTGACAGGGTTTGCTGCCTCGCACCACAAAGCCCCAGCCCACAGCATCACCTACAATCTGaagaacaacatgaaacattgATATGGAACAACAGCTCTCTGTTTTAATACATGACTAATCAAAAATTATGGCATTTGTTATAGATTTGTGGCTGTAAGACTCTGCAAGATTGATACACATTTGGTACTTTGTGGCAATTATCTGTGACAATGTCCAGAAAATGAACgagcatgtgtgtgaatatgtgtgtttgtgtgtgtgcctaagCTGCCTGCATTTGCACATGACTTGAGTGGGCAgcttttcaagtgtgtgtgtgtgtgtgtgtgtgcatgcatgaggGTATGTGCGACTGCCAGTATGTGGGAAGTAGGTAGGCTGAAGTAGTGTTTCTTAGAACTCAGTCAAGGTaaagtgtgaaagtgtgtgtgtgtgtggatgtgtcttaagtcactttcagggacacaaaCCAGACTTGAGACCAGTTGATCGGGGACTGGATGTGCAACTGGGGACAAACGTCGTGTCCCCAGTtggtaaaatgctgatttttgagtcagtggttaaagttagggttaggttaagtctccaggaaattaatgcaagtctatgtaaataccccaaaagtgacttagataaacctgtgtgtgtgtgtgtgtgtgtgtgtgtgtgtatgtgtgtgtgccctaCAGTGAATGTCTTCTTTATAAAAGGTCCTCCTGGTGTCTGGAGCTCCTCTGGACTCACTTGTCTCTTCAGAACTGTTGAGACAGGAAATGCTACTCGTTACCATGACGATCAAACATatacatctgcacacacacgaacacataTAACGCGGTTACCACACATATACATCCGCAAACGGGCAcaaacatgcataaacacacacaaacacataaacataacattGTTGGTTaaaaagcgtgtgtgtgtgtgtaaaatgtgctAATAGCGGTCACATGCTAACAGGGCCTGGAGGCTCCCTGCTTCCTGAAACAGTATAGctccccttcccctcctccaACTTCCCCTCACCATTACTCACTTCAACATGACTCTGAACAGCCTTTAACTTGGCTCGTGTGTGTCAAACATGATTTTGATTTTACGTTTGAATTCAGTCCGTTAATACAAGTAATAAAAATGGAATAACTAGAGAGCTGAGAGGATACATACACgctgttttctttaataattgAACCTGTGCCAAGAATGTGTACAACTCTCAAGCTTACTGCGGACTAGGTGTAGACAGTTTTCAGAATGAGTGTAATCATATGGTGAGACTTGAGTCCACTCACCTATCTATAATATGCCAATCAACAGCACATTGATAAACTTTACTTCGATAAACTGCTcaatttttaaattactttattcagcctttttttcttactttgtttttcttctgctcatttttttctttaaaaatgaggaACTTTGGAAACTAAATCATTACTGATTACCTCTCTGAAGTTTAAAGATTGAGCGATGATGGTTTACAGGCACATGTGTGATGAATTAACGAATGACGCTATACTGTAgcttctattaaaaaaaaaaaagcctggtGGTGTGTATGAATTCTTCTTTACGGTGACTAAGGGCATGTCTGACTATATATGGATAAATGTGGGCAAAGAAAACAGACTTGTGTGCTGCAGTTTCACAATGATTGAGATTTATAAACCAGATCCAAGAGCTTGCACtgctttataaatctgaaaCCAAAATTGACTATATGTGCAGGATTTCTGCATCTGCGTGAACACAGTTTACATTTCAACTACTGTTCAATCAGTTTTCCTTTATGTTGGATAAATGCTTAAATAACTTTGAATGCAAACTTGAGCACAGATCACCTACGagaagcctgtgtgtgtgcttttaatttaaatatcaaTGTGTGTATTACAGCCATATTGAACCACTTGTAGCACTTCTTTCTAATCTGATGAGAAAGGGGAAGTCAAGTGAGAAAGAGCGCTTATCCTCTTGATCTATacattttcctctctgtggAAACCCTAATCTGATCAGATACTTATTTTTAGTATCATGTCATCTTTCATTTCTCCTTCCTCTACatcttttttatctgtttggtttaaaaaaaagcaaacttgAAATAACGTGAACCACAAACCTCTTCATTGGAAAACTTTTGAACCAACTACTGTgaattttgaagaaaaaaaaagtgactccatttcttcttctagcatgtaatatttataataactATGCTTAATGTGAAGCACAGTGGAAATAcccctgagtgtgtgtgtgtgtgtgtctgtgtgtgaatgtgtgtgtgtgtgtgtgtgtgtctgtgtgtgtgtgccccttCCTTTTCCTGTTCATTGTGTATCGTGTGTGAGTGCTTATGTTGAGGGGCTCCGCTGCTACAAAGAGACTTCTGTCAAGGACTCTGCTTGGATTAGACACATCAAAGTagtaaagacacacaaaacagaaaatacacacacacacaaatacacacagctCAAGGGCGTCACAGCTCCGTTCACAAATTTGCACACATTTTACAGCAGTCCATCTCtaaatgaggattttttttttttgagatggattcattttttaacaacTACACTGAATTAAAAGTTAAGACAATTTACGGTTTGTGATGAAATAAATCGAAGTGGTTGCTTTTAATGTTAGGTAAGCGTTGAGTGAATGTTCTCACAAGAAATCATACAGTtatacaaaaacatacagttgTAAGTCAAATGAGATTGTGAAACACGCACTGCTGGAAGTGGAACAAGCTATACACCAACATCTATTAGGCTTCACTGAGGAGCCAATAATCTGTCAGTTAGAGCACAAAATGTCCACATTTGTCCACCATAAAAAAATTCCCTGATGAAGGCCCTCTGCCAAAACTCATTGAAATAAAGAACATTCTTCCAGTAAGTCAACTTAGTGTCACCGagttgttttttcacatttgtctcttttttttactcaagCACCTAGTTGGCTGTTAAAGTAGCAACAGCTCACTCCAACAAGATGTCTAAAACCAGCTAGAGCTACAacacttattttctttaaagattaatctgcagattattttcttgattcatcgattaattgttttgtctataaaatgtccgaaaataatgaaaagtgcCCGTTCTAATTTCATAGGgcccaaagtgatgtcttcaaatgtcttgttttgtctgatcaacagtccaaaaacccaaCGACATTCAGTTCACTATCATGTTTGACATATAAGAGcttaaaatcctcacatttgagaagctggtaccggcaaatgtttggcatttttgcgttaaaaaatgactaaaatcattattcgattatcaaaatagtttctgatttattttctgtcaatcgattaatcattgcagctctacaaccAGCAACATTTCATACAACATTCAGTTTTCTATAATCAGAATTAATTTCCATTCAGACTGACAAGGTGGAGATGATCTTCACTAACAATCACAGACTCTGTACAACATAAATTAATAAGGAgctaaaataaaactattattattattattatcatcattattatagAAGGTGACACctagactaaaataaaaaaaaacctgaaaggTGAAATAACTTTTTGCACTTTGCTAAGAGCTTAATAtagaagtctgtgtgtgtgttttctgaccAGACTTGGGGTTGCAGAGGACCGGTGGGCTGCTGCTGAGTGTAGGACTGCTGCTGTAATAACCGCTGCTGCCACAGCTGCTGCTCATGCTGCTCCGACGAACTCCAACCACCACCTTTATCTCTTTAGTGGGACTCACTGAGAAACACAGAGACCAACAGAGATGTTAGACTAggagacaaacagcagaaaacaccacaacacagaGAGGATAAAGCAATGAAGAAGAATCAAGACTAGAACTAATACGACAGTTTATTATCTTTTCTACGTGCAGTTTGATGAACTGATGAGCATAAAAAGTACTCTAGCAACCTCAGCTGTGCCTTTTAGTCCACTAATATTCAATATAAGAGCTCATTCTCATAAAAAAGTCTACATTTATGTCTCAGGTAGTCAAGTCACTTagaataaacttttttttgaaaGGGCTgctcctttaacttttcatcccATTTCAGCTCAGTTGAAGATGTTCCCCTGGTGCCTCTTTTTCGCTCCGATAGTTTTCAGATCATAAGTACTGTGATCTAATGTGTCTACTAATGTTTCCCAGAGGAGTGTCTTTAAACAAGTTGTTCTTAAattttggagagaaaaaaaaaaaatcaatgtctCCAGTTGCAGTATATTCAGATACTTCAGTACGAAGCTCTAAACCAGGTCTTCCTGTTCCCCCGTGGTGGAGATCTGGATTATGCATTCTGCATTTTAGAGCCGTTCTTTCCATTCACAAATACCTTTAAGGACATTGTGAGTGGATTTTATTACACTTGGAAGAAAAAACCTTGGAAACATCCACTGTGGCAGAGTTCCCAAGACAGACATTTCTACAACAAGTATGATCTGACGTGAAGTTGCAAATCTTTacgactcttttttttttttttttaaatgatcgGGACGATGTAGTTAAAGAACAGAACTCAGCACTTTTTGCCCTGTTCTTCTGCTTGGCAACTCAAATACTGCCTTACTCAATTATCTTTGTATGTAAGATACCACCAAGGACATCAGTTATCgtctgtgtgtgcacgtgtgtgtgggtatgtgtgtcAACAGAAGATAAGGCAAAAAGgggtaaatatgtaaatactgtGGGTTTTGCCCAGAAGACAGAATCCATTGACCAAGGGAAACACTGTAATTATATAATAACTAAGAAAAATCAGTTTCACTCACAAGTTCATAGAGTAcatgaacatttaaaacacacacaaagttttCTACCCTATCAGCCTCAGCGTCTCCCGGACCAGAAACCAAACTATGATGATTTAGTAAAACACAGTGCAATTTCATAATGTTGTATAAAACTGGACATGATCCCTCCGCAGACAGGCACTTGTGTCGTCTACCTGAGAGGAAGCTGGTGTTGCCTCCGTCAGAGTTCTGTTTGCGGAGACAGAAGGGGCTGTCATGGCTCTCGGGGATGCTGCGGCCGCGCTCCTGAAGGAGCTCGAGCAGTCGCCGCCGTCTTCTAAAGTTCATCCTGAACTGGTAGAGGAGGGGCCCGTCCACAAAGTGATGCTTGTTGGTGACTGGTGACAGAGAGTTAGGAGATGGAGAGAATTAATTAACTGTAttaagagagggagagagagatgcaggaaGCATGAAAGGATTTCATATTTCACGATGTGCCATGATGAATATTCACTGGTGTCAGAtctaaagaaataaagaaataaaatcctGGCGTTAGTGCCAAATACCCTCACGACTAAAAGAACACCCACTGTTTGTTATGACATCTCTGTTTTAGCATAAAATATGCAGGAGTCACACAGATGTGAAGTATGAGGAGATGGATTCATTTccatcattaaaacattaaccGGGAATAAGAGACCGATCTTTTGTCATTGTAAATTCATTTTTACTCCGGCTGTGAGTCAGCATCTCACAtctatatttaattattttaacaacTACTGTATGAACATATGGAATCATTTTTCCCGAGGCCAGCTCAGCTAAAAACCTCAGTGACTGATGTCACCCAACTGAACTGTGTTCAGCCACCCCCGAAACACACTAAACAAACTGTCCACCGAGCTGAGATCACCTGTTCCAAACAAACATGACCTGATCTCAAAGAGCATCGACCTCAACTCAGCTGATAAAACCAGCTGACCTGAACAGCTGCCagtttgatttcatttaatttaataagcTTGTCAAAATGAAATGATGTTTCATTCTACTCTGAGCCCTGCTTGTGTTTTAGTGACGGTTTTTCAAGAATTTAAAAGTATTTCCTGATATCCTCGTATTCAGAATTATGAAACGACAGTCAAGACAGAATTTTGGAAAACTTGGAGATAAAATGTGTTATGAGATATACGGTTAGCATCTTTCAAACTATTTcttaaaaacaactttttataGGCTTGTTTGTATCCATTGCCCCTTTTTAGTTGCCGTTAACTTCACTTTTTTATGGTTCTTGCAGTTTCAAGCCTGTTATTTTCCCATTTTTATCTACCTTGTTGATTTATAactttgtttattcatttctttcagTCAGTAACCTACTTAGAAACTTAAACCCAACTCTGTGTGTCTGGTTATGCAAGTTTAATAAGTAAGGCCGCATTCCCCCTAAGCTGTCTTCAACACAATATTATAATTTGTATTATGTGTAGTTTAAACTGACTCGGGGAGATCTTGTGGTAGGAACAATGTCAGTGTAGGATTTATAAAGCCTTACTCAGCATGATTACAGCCTGCCGTTGGCCCGGCGCCTTTGGCACAGTGATACAGCAACTCTTACCACTTATGtgatttttattcttaatttgCTAATGCACATCACCTgcaactctgtttttatttacactgCCTGTAACTTTTAGGTCTGTTTTAAAGCTGCCTGCCCTAATCTCTGCAGGTCAGATGCACAGCGTGGAAAAACAACCGTCCAACAGTTTGTTGACCAAACACAATGTGGATCTAACCAGACTTGCCTTCTATACATtatatgtatgaatgtgtgaggTTGAcctcagagcagagaggaggaatgCAGGCTAACTGGTTATCTCGTGCTCTGCTCtctttataatgtttttttatgggaCCTGAGGGCCTGTAAATACATTATCTATAAACTGAATCATTTAATATCTTCATTAAATTACTGTCCTACTATAACAGAAAGGTGTGCAACAATATGCACGATACAAAGTCCacataaaaaatcaatataGTGGAGCTGGTGCAGCGATATGTACAGAGAGGATGACACTATGAAGTCTCTGTGAGGCCAGCAGGAAGCAGATTAGGCTCTGTATTACATTAACTGAGTGaagtgacaacacacacacacacacacacagtgctgcagtgtgtgtgtgtgtgtgtgtgtgtgtgctgaaagcGCAGCACATTCCTAGCCCCTGGAGATGCTCAGCTCTATTACAGCTCTTGAGAGATGGGAGAGAGGAAGTGAGCGAGCAGATGGGCCGACTGTGTGAGGAGGAGCGATcaggcagaagaagagaagcaaGAGGAAAaacgggagagagagagagagcagaaataACTTTCACTCTTCATCGCATGACGAACCATCTCTTCGCCAATTCTCAGTCGTATGTGGGGaatcatttcctctctttttaaaacactctagataaaaaaaaatactgtgaatAATAATGTCCAGCAGTAGTATTTTTATGCTGCGTTGTTCCTTATGGCTACATACAGTCTCACAGTAGCTCCACATATCACCCACCAGCTGTGTTGAAGCTCATATTGTATATATTCAACTTGACATTATTTATTCAAtctggagctgcaacaattagtcgattagttgacaacagaaaattaatcagaaactatttgaactattttaaaatgctgaaattctctggttccaagaaattttaggttgcatcttaatctttgtgaaacagtgattgacatttttcaccagttTCTGGTATTTTTAGACCAAACTACCGATCGATTAATCGAAAAAATAATCGACAGagtaatcgataatgaaaataattgtaagttgcagccctaattccattgtacatgtataaaaatacagcGAGGTGACATGTGTGTCATGAGGTAGAATTAAGAGTGAGCACGTGTGATCATGTGCAGCGAGAAAACtatataaatatttgttcatgaaaagaagaaacaaaacctCCAGCTATGAGGACATGTGACTTCTCTGCAGCGATAAACAGTCTAATTCAATCAGACACGGGTGTGAACCACAGACATCAGCTTCAAATCAAATTTCATGTCATGCGGTGACCGAACAGAAACTCATTCATGATTCCAGATCCATTGTTAAACCAAATGACAAACGTGAACAGTTGTAGACTCACTGTACAGGGGAGAATACACACAAATCATAACAAACTAACTGGTATTCAAATCATTCAAAGCATTGACCTTGAAAAAGCTTTCACTCCCTGCACTGGTATTTCCACTGTTTTTAGTTAGAAATATTCTTAAAATACCTTTGAAGCCTCTTCAGCCAGAAGAGATCAACAACTTTAGTGATAATCAAACAGCTGGTGCTAATTATGCCTTTAATTGGTTcaatttaacaaacacaaattcacacCTGAGAGCGACATGTTTGATTACTTTGCACACAAAGGAGAAGCAAGAATGCTGCTCTCAAACAAATGAGTTTTCAGTTCCTCTCAGAGGAAGATTTATGTAAtaatgcagaaaaagaaaaacaggataTCTGCCTCAGTTTTATAAAAGCTTCTAGTTTAAACTGAACAGCTTTgctaatacatttattttttaagttgaGAAACCTTTCAGAATTAACTTTATGAAAAGTTTACGAGTCATTAATAAACAGAAATTTCTTGTAACCTCTGATCAAACTGCTTTTCTAAAGCTTTTTCCCACACTGGAACTCAGACTAGAAGCTGAACATATCACATAAATGAAGTGTGCATGTATCACACATGCTGACAACACGATAGCCCTGCATGGTTCCCTATAGCCAGTTGAACTGGACGACCTCCTGATGCCTGTGACATTCAGGTCACGTTCTCCACAGGTTTATTACTCAGTAACATTCTGTAACTCTACTCACTCTTGAACGTAGCCCCGAGCCAGGTCAGGTCAGACGTAGGAGACGCTGAGAATCCAGACTTGAAATACAATCTCAACCGATGCGAGAGATACAATGTGGGTCAGTTCAGAAGCCCAAAATGAGCTGTGATGAGTTTTAGGAGGGGACGAGAATGGGTGCCGAACTTAAAGAGTTTCCAGTTTGCCATTTGGGACTATGTTAacctatttttttgttttgagtgaCAACTagaagtttttttaaaaagatttttatagAAAGGTGTGTTTGAGTGTTCAGAGAGGGctgcaaacatactgtaaatctaCAAGAGTTATCAGATTGCAAGACCCAAAAGAGCAAAGCAAAGAAACATGTGACACAGTGCTATAAATGGCAAGGTCTCCAAGTTAAGGAGGAGCCGTGAAAGAGTGCGGGAATAACTCAACATCAGAGGTAAGATAGCGAAATCAGTCACCATGATGTACCGGCAGAGCTCTTTGACAAGATCATGTAGGGGCCTGAAGCAGACACAGCAAAAAGAAATAACATCGTGAAATACTTGAGATTGtgtgaaaacattaaatgaCCAAAGTTTTGGTCGTGATTTTGACTTGAAACTTGCAGGTGTTGACTGATGCTGTTTTTAGCgcataaaagaaacatttcagtgGGGGAGGTTTAAAACAGCGCCCTTCCTCACCGTGCTGGATGATGCCGTGTTCAAGAAGTCGTCGTCCCAGCTGCTCCGTCTCCTCCCTGGTCGCCATCTCGCcctcctgcagcagccaatcgATGAACTCGGAAGCCACCAACGTCCGCTCAAACgttccaccctcctcctccctggtCTGCAATAGGTTGCTCTCTATGTTCATCAACCTATGGAGAGAAAAGAACATGAATAAATCTCAGTTATTATGACTGGTTAgggagtcaaaaaaaaaatagtgtacCTAACAACTTTATAAGACACTATAAACAAAGGGTGTC includes:
- the deptor gene encoding DEP domain-containing mTOR-interacting protein, producing MILEREMDGIGNTMQKKAAELERLAEVLVTGEQLRLRLHEGKVIKDRRHHLRTYPNCFVAKELIDWLIEHKEASERETAIKIMQKLLDQSIIHHVCDEHREFKDMKLFYRFRKDDGTFPLDSEAKVFMRGQRIYEKLMNIESNLLQTREEEGGTFERTLVASEFIDWLLQEGEMATREETEQLGRRLLEHGIIQHVTNKHHFVDGPLLYQFRMNFRRRRRLLELLQERGRSIPESHDSPFCLRKQNSDGGNTSFLSVSPTKEIKVVVGVRRSSMSSSCGSSGYYSSSPTLSSSPPVLCNPKSVLKRQVSPEELQTPGGPFIKKTFTIVGDAVGWGFVVRGSKPCHIQAVDPGGPAAAAGMKVCQFVVSVNGLNVLSHDYRTVSNLILTGPRTIVMEVMEEA